One window of the Rufibacter radiotolerans genome contains the following:
- a CDS encoding O-succinylhomoserine sulfhydrylase: MEYHPLTQAIRLQTERTNEMEHSTPMFLTSSFLFDNAEDMRAAFADETDDNIYSRFSNPTVQEFTDKMCVLEGAEAGHSTASGMSAVFASFMALLKAGDHLLACNSIFGSTHTIITKYLPKYGIEYSYVSADNPEEWEAAIRPNTKMLYIETPTNPGLDILDLEVIGKLTKKHNIILNVDNCFATPVNQRPIEFGADLVVHSATKWIDGQGRVLGGVVVGKKELIKEIFLFCRSSGPALSPFNAWVLSKSLETLDVRMERHAANALAIATKLQNHPKLASVKYPFLPSHPKMEIARKQMKNGGGLFCFELKGGLDSGRKFLDSLKLMSLTANLGDTRSIASHPASTTHAKLTEQERQAVGITPGLIRISVGLEYVDDILNDILQALEKC; this comes from the coding sequence ATGGAATACCACCCACTTACCCAGGCCATCAGGCTGCAGACAGAACGCACCAATGAGATGGAGCACTCCACGCCCATGTTCCTGACCAGCAGCTTTCTATTTGACAACGCCGAGGACATGCGCGCTGCCTTCGCCGATGAGACGGATGATAACATCTACAGCCGGTTCAGCAACCCCACGGTGCAGGAGTTCACAGACAAGATGTGCGTGCTGGAAGGAGCGGAGGCGGGTCATTCCACGGCCTCTGGCATGAGTGCGGTGTTTGCCTCGTTTATGGCCCTTTTGAAAGCCGGCGACCATCTGTTGGCCTGTAATTCCATCTTCGGGAGTACCCATACTATCATTACCAAATACCTGCCCAAGTACGGCATTGAGTATAGCTATGTGTCCGCTGACAACCCCGAGGAGTGGGAAGCCGCCATCAGGCCCAACACCAAGATGCTCTACATTGAAACGCCTACCAACCCCGGCCTGGATATTCTGGACCTGGAAGTGATTGGCAAGCTCACCAAAAAGCACAACATCATCCTTAACGTAGACAACTGCTTTGCCACGCCAGTGAACCAGCGGCCCATTGAGTTCGGAGCTGATCTGGTGGTGCACTCGGCTACCAAATGGATTGACGGCCAGGGGCGCGTGCTAGGTGGCGTGGTAGTGGGTAAGAAGGAGTTGATCAAAGAGATTTTCCTGTTCTGCCGAAGCTCGGGCCCAGCCTTGTCGCCGTTCAACGCCTGGGTGCTGAGCAAAAGTCTGGAGACGTTGGATGTGCGCATGGAACGCCACGCGGCCAACGCCCTGGCCATTGCCACCAAACTGCAAAACCACCCCAAACTGGCCAGCGTGAAATACCCGTTCCTGCCCTCGCACCCCAAAATGGAGATTGCCAGAAAGCAGATGAAAAACGGCGGCGGACTGTTCTGCTTTGAGCTGAAAGGCGGGCTGGATAGTGGGCGAAAGTTCCTGGACAGCCTCAAACTGATGTCGCTTACCGCCAACCTAGGCGATACCCGCAGCATTGCCTCACACCCCGCCAGCACCACCCACGCCAAACTCACTGAGCAAGAACGCCAAGCCGTAGGTATTACTCCCGGTTTGATTAGGATC
- a CDS encoding OsmC family protein: MIRIEMNRVAGDYGFDAKDANGHVIGTDTSREGGGQDYGVRPMQMLLMALGGCSGIDVVMILKKQRQTVTAFKMDISGEREAGKEPSLWKTIHVIFDLQGDIDQTKAERACELSMKKYCSVAETLRRAGAEITWEVKVTA, encoded by the coding sequence ATGATAAGAATTGAGATGAACCGGGTAGCCGGCGACTATGGTTTTGATGCCAAAGACGCAAACGGCCACGTAATTGGCACCGATACCAGCCGGGAAGGCGGCGGACAGGACTACGGCGTACGGCCCATGCAGATGCTCCTGATGGCCCTAGGCGGTTGCAGCGGCATAGACGTGGTTATGATCCTGAAGAAGCAGCGGCAGACCGTGACCGCGTTTAAAATGGATATCTCTGGCGAGCGCGAAGCCGGCAAAGAACCGTCGCTCTGGAAAACCATTCACGTAATCTTTGACCTGCAAGGCGACATTGACCAAACCAAAGCCGAGCGCGCCTGCGAACTCTCCATGAAAAAATACTGCTCCGTAGCCGAGACGTTGCGTAGAGCCGGGGCGGAGATTACCTGGGAAGTGAAGGTTACTGCGTAA
- a CDS encoding homoserine O-acetyltransferase family protein — translation MNYFQYNQPFELEGGQTLPALTIAYHTFGTLNAKKSNVVWICHALTANSNPLDWWDGIVGENKVIDPTRHFIVCANILGSCYGTTGPLSINPETQQPYYNTFPQITIRDMVKAHTLLREHLGLEKIHILGGGSCGGYQVLEWALTEPDVAENLFLLATSAAESTWGIGIHTTQRLMLEADGTWGQPTPEAGSKGLKAARALGILTYRNYQILAQNQTDPDPEKLDNYRVSSYLNYQGDKLVARFNAYSYWFLTKSLDSHNISRGRGGHLETVLAGILQKTLIIGISSDILCPVQQQQFLARHLPYATYVEIDSNYGHDGFIIEGEKISHHFSHWLAEVEKQDPVSGSMQQV, via the coding sequence ATGAATTATTTTCAATACAACCAGCCTTTTGAATTAGAAGGCGGGCAAACGCTTCCAGCACTCACCATCGCTTACCACACCTTTGGTACCCTCAACGCAAAGAAAAGCAATGTGGTCTGGATTTGCCATGCCCTTACCGCTAATTCAAACCCGCTGGATTGGTGGGACGGAATTGTGGGCGAAAATAAAGTCATTGACCCGACCAGGCACTTCATTGTCTGCGCCAACATACTGGGCTCCTGTTACGGCACCACCGGCCCTTTGAGCATAAACCCTGAGACGCAGCAGCCTTATTACAATACCTTCCCGCAGATAACCATCAGAGATATGGTGAAAGCGCATACGTTGTTGCGCGAACATTTGGGACTGGAGAAAATCCATATTCTAGGAGGCGGCAGCTGTGGCGGCTATCAGGTTCTGGAATGGGCCTTGACCGAACCTGATGTGGCAGAGAACCTCTTCCTGTTGGCTACCTCCGCTGCCGAAAGCACCTGGGGCATTGGCATTCACACCACCCAGCGCCTGATGCTGGAAGCCGATGGCACTTGGGGCCAACCTACCCCGGAGGCCGGCAGCAAAGGCCTGAAAGCGGCCCGCGCCCTGGGCATCCTCACTTACCGAAATTACCAAATACTGGCCCAAAACCAAACCGACCCAGACCCCGAGAAACTGGACAACTACCGTGTGTCTTCGTACCTAAATTATCAGGGTGATAAACTGGTAGCCCGCTTCAACGCCTACAGCTACTGGTTCCTCACCAAGTCCCTGGACAGCCACAATATCTCGCGTGGGCGCGGCGGCCATCTAGAGACCGTGCTGGCCGGCATTCTGCAAAAGACCCTCATCATTGGCATTAGTAGTGATATCCTGTGCCCCGTACAACAACAGCAGTTCCTGGCCCGCCACCTGCCTTACGCCACCTACGTAGAGATTGACTCCAACTACGGCCATGACGGTTTCATCATTGAAGGCGAAAAAATCTCGCACCATTTCTCCCACTGGCTAGCCGAAGTGGAAAAGCAGGACCCCGTTTCCGGCTCCATGCAGCAGGTGTAG
- a CDS encoding TSUP family transporter: MSTTTLKEQNELFPVFLKLEHLTVLVVGGGYVGTEKLTALLQNSPRATIKVVAIQFSPEVLQLALENENISLVAKAFSPEDVAGSDLVIVGINDRQASREISLEAKRQGKLVNVADQPELCDFYLSSVVRKGNLKIAISTNGKSPTLAKRLKETFHDALPEELDQVLDNLQLIRNRLKGDFSAKVTQLNDITKVLATEPTAARKQPSGRFGKIAFLGLFALLFTTLGLVLSPYLSLQEVGNFATSIDPLFYWMIMAGFVAQLVDGALGMGYGVTCTTILMSLGVNLPAISGSIHTAEVFSSGASGYSHYKFGNVNKKLFKVLLIPGVIGAILGAMLLSWVGEEYAGYVRPVLATYTLILGARIVYNAFRKTKERKKIKKAGLLAGAGGFLDSFGGGGWGPLVTSTLISKGRTPRFVIGSVSITEFFVALASSLTFFALLGLGHLPIILGLIIGGVIAAPIAARLAGKLPLKTMFIAVGSLVIIWSLRILLKAVGIF, encoded by the coding sequence ATGTCCACTACCACTTTGAAAGAGCAAAATGAGTTGTTCCCGGTTTTCCTGAAACTGGAGCACCTAACCGTGCTGGTGGTGGGCGGGGGCTACGTGGGCACCGAGAAACTGACGGCTCTGCTGCAGAATTCGCCCCGGGCCACCATTAAAGTAGTAGCCATTCAGTTCAGCCCGGAGGTGCTGCAGCTAGCCCTGGAGAACGAGAACATCTCGCTGGTAGCCAAGGCGTTCAGCCCGGAAGACGTGGCTGGCTCCGATCTGGTGATTGTGGGCATCAATGACCGCCAGGCTAGCCGCGAGATTAGCCTGGAAGCCAAGCGTCAGGGCAAACTGGTGAACGTGGCGGACCAGCCTGAGCTCTGTGATTTCTACCTGAGCTCCGTGGTTAGGAAAGGCAACCTCAAGATTGCCATCTCTACCAATGGCAAGTCGCCTACGCTGGCCAAGCGCCTGAAAGAAACCTTTCATGACGCACTGCCCGAGGAACTGGACCAGGTGCTGGATAACCTGCAACTCATCCGCAACCGCCTCAAAGGAGACTTCTCCGCCAAGGTGACCCAGCTTAACGACATCACCAAAGTACTGGCCACCGAACCTACTGCCGCCAGGAAGCAACCGTCGGGGAGATTCGGGAAGATTGCCTTTTTAGGCTTATTTGCGCTCCTCTTTACCACGCTGGGGCTGGTACTTTCGCCTTATCTTTCTTTGCAGGAGGTAGGAAATTTTGCCACTTCCATTGACCCGCTGTTTTACTGGATGATCATGGCCGGCTTTGTGGCGCAGTTGGTAGACGGCGCCCTGGGCATGGGGTATGGCGTTACCTGCACCACCATTTTAATGTCGTTGGGTGTGAACCTGCCCGCCATCAGCGGAAGCATCCATACGGCAGAGGTTTTCTCCAGCGGGGCCTCGGGCTACAGTCATTACAAGTTCGGGAACGTCAATAAGAAACTGTTCAAGGTGCTGCTGATACCGGGCGTGATTGGCGCGATCCTGGGGGCTATGTTGCTGTCTTGGGTGGGGGAGGAGTACGCCGGGTATGTACGGCCGGTGTTGGCCACCTACACCTTGATTCTGGGCGCCCGAATTGTATACAACGCGTTCAGGAAAACGAAGGAACGCAAGAAAATAAAGAAGGCGGGACTGCTGGCCGGCGCCGGTGGTTTCCTGGATTCGTTTGGGGGTGGGGGCTGGGGCCCACTGGTGACCAGCACGCTTATTTCTAAAGGCCGCACCCCGCGGTTTGTCATCGGGTCAGTGAGTATTACGGAGTTCTTTGTGGCGCTGGCCAGTTCCTTAACCTTCTTCGCCCTGCTGGGCCTGGGGCACCTGCCCATCATTCTGGGCCTAATCATAGGCGGAGTAATAGCGGCGCCCATCGCGGCCCGTTTGGCCGGTAAACTGCCCCTCAAAACCATGTTCATCGCCGTAGGGTCTCTGGTGATTATCTGGAGCTTGAGAATCCTGCTGAAGGCGGTAGGGATATTTTAA
- the cysI gene encoding assimilatory sulfite reductase (NADPH) hemoprotein subunit has product MSIDKKNLSPIERIKEESDGLRGTLNESLLDEITGAIREDDQALVKFHGMYQQDDRDRREERAAKKLDRLYSFMIRLRLPGGFLTPEQWVATHHIAGENSTGVIKITTRQTIQLHGIVKSRTRPTHKAFNAVGLDSIAACGDVNRNVVATAHPLESPLHEQVHQYADRISEYLLPKTRGYYEVWLEDEKIIDKKEEEDPLYQDRYLPRKFKIGLAIPPNNDADVFAQDLGLIAIIEKDELLGFNIAVGGGLSSTHGNPDTYPRLASVLGFVSTQESDEKLFKAVYEVLTVQRDFGDRTDRKKARVKYTIDRMGVDGFRKELESRIGFALEPARPYIFRSRVDHYGWKQNDKGLWYYTVFVENGRVVDEGNAALKSAFLEVAQTGKANFRFTCNQNVILSDITPEDKALIDQILVKYNIVLHTEGASLLRKNAMACVALPTCPLALAEAQRYLPHLITKIDELLVKHALQDEEIIVRMTGCPNGCARSYMAEIGFVGTAPGRYNLQLGADAQGERLNKIYRENVDETSILEELDQVFATFKQERIPGERFSEFANRKLV; this is encoded by the coding sequence ATGTCAATTGATAAAAAGAATCTGTCGCCTATTGAGCGCATCAAAGAGGAAAGCGACGGTTTAAGAGGCACGCTCAATGAAAGCCTGCTGGATGAAATCACAGGAGCCATCAGGGAAGATGACCAGGCCCTGGTTAAATTCCACGGCATGTACCAGCAGGACGACCGCGACCGCCGCGAGGAACGCGCCGCCAAAAAACTGGACCGCCTGTACTCTTTCATGATCAGGCTTCGCCTGCCCGGTGGTTTCCTTACCCCGGAGCAGTGGGTAGCCACGCACCACATTGCCGGCGAGAACTCTACGGGCGTCATCAAAATCACCACCCGCCAGACCATTCAGTTGCATGGCATTGTAAAGTCGCGTACCCGCCCCACGCACAAAGCCTTTAACGCGGTGGGGCTAGATTCCATTGCCGCCTGCGGCGATGTGAACCGGAACGTGGTGGCCACGGCACACCCGCTGGAGTCTCCGCTGCACGAGCAGGTGCACCAGTACGCCGATCGCATAAGTGAGTACCTGTTGCCCAAGACCCGTGGCTACTATGAGGTATGGCTGGAAGACGAGAAAATCATAGACAAGAAAGAAGAGGAAGACCCGCTCTACCAGGACCGCTACCTGCCCCGCAAGTTCAAGATTGGCCTGGCCATCCCGCCTAACAATGACGCCGACGTGTTTGCCCAGGATCTGGGGCTTATTGCCATCATTGAGAAAGATGAATTGCTGGGCTTTAACATCGCCGTAGGCGGCGGGCTGTCCTCTACCCACGGTAACCCTGACACGTACCCCAGGCTGGCCTCGGTACTTGGTTTTGTGAGTACCCAGGAGTCTGATGAGAAGCTGTTCAAGGCCGTATATGAGGTCTTAACCGTGCAGCGTGATTTTGGCGACCGCACAGATCGCAAGAAGGCCCGCGTGAAATACACCATTGACCGCATGGGGGTAGACGGCTTCCGGAAGGAGCTGGAAAGCCGTATTGGGTTTGCGCTGGAGCCGGCAAGGCCCTATATCTTCCGTAGCCGCGTAGACCATTACGGCTGGAAGCAAAACGACAAAGGGTTGTGGTACTACACCGTGTTTGTGGAGAACGGACGCGTGGTAGATGAGGGAAATGCGGCCTTGAAATCTGCTTTTTTGGAGGTGGCCCAGACCGGCAAAGCCAACTTCAGGTTTACCTGCAACCAGAACGTGATCCTGAGTGACATCACCCCGGAAGACAAAGCCCTTATTGACCAGATTCTGGTAAAATACAACATTGTGCTGCACACAGAAGGGGCCTCGCTGCTCAGGAAGAACGCCATGGCCTGCGTGGCCCTGCCCACCTGCCCCTTGGCCTTGGCCGAAGCACAGCGCTACCTGCCTCACCTCATTACCAAGATTGATGAACTGCTGGTGAAACACGCCTTGCAGGACGAGGAGATTATTGTCAGGATGACCGGTTGCCCCAACGGATGCGCCCGTTCCTATATGGCCGAGATTGGATTTGTAGGCACGGCTCCCGGCCGCTACAACCTTCAGTTAGGCGCAGACGCGCAAGGGGAGCGCCTGAACAAAATCTACCGCGAGAACGTGGATGAAACCTCCATTCTGGAAGAGCTAGACCAGGTGTTTGCCACTTTCAAACAGGAACGCATTCCGGGTGAACGCTTCAGTGAGTTCGCCAACCGAAAGTTGGTATAG
- a CDS encoding diflavin oxidoreductase produces the protein MLAEVKLNALKALVGQSSKEELIWMNGYLAGLISQGIALPEAAPEVVAAAAKPVVGRVTIAYGTETGNSKRVATEFASKAKKTGINTRVVSLDQYRLNDLEKEEYFLAVVSTQGEGEPPAAAQKFYDHIHQTDTKLSKLKYSVLALGDTSYPLFCKAGEDVDTQLQRLGGNRITPIQKCDVDFEDEANAWLQSVLQALTSSAPAAAPDQVNGAAAVKKAGKKTYTGTVLANLLLNDTGSRKKTHHIEIAAEELEYEPGDALGVVPVNKPATVTAILKVTELAPETPIAFRNNTYPAQELLSRKLNVTFLPERVVKQYAQVVNQNIPATRIDLLDLLKIYPVKDTDQFKEVLQILEPITPRLYSISSSLEAFDGEVHLTVARDEFRVNEEEQCGHCSDYLSELPEDAQFEFYIHKNHQFKLPAPEKDIIMVGPGTGVAPFRAFLAHRDATGAEGRNWLFFGDQHFATDFLYQTEIQSWAETGVLNKVNVAFSRDQQEKIYVQHKMLQNAAAVYEWISSGAYFYVCGAKEPMSVDVENTLLQIIAQQGGLSAQDAQSFLDKLKEEGRYLKDVY, from the coding sequence ATGTTAGCAGAAGTAAAATTAAATGCGCTTAAGGCCCTAGTAGGTCAGTCCAGCAAAGAAGAGTTGATCTGGATGAACGGATACCTGGCCGGGCTTATTTCCCAGGGAATAGCTTTGCCCGAAGCCGCCCCCGAAGTGGTGGCCGCCGCTGCCAAGCCGGTGGTGGGCCGCGTGACTATTGCCTACGGCACCGAGACCGGTAACTCCAAGCGGGTGGCCACTGAGTTCGCCAGCAAGGCCAAGAAGACCGGTATCAATACCCGCGTGGTCAGCCTGGACCAGTACCGCCTCAATGACCTAGAGAAGGAGGAATACTTCCTGGCCGTGGTAAGCACCCAGGGCGAAGGCGAGCCCCCGGCGGCGGCCCAGAAATTCTATGACCATATTCACCAGACGGATACCAAACTGAGTAAACTCAAGTACAGCGTCCTCGCCTTGGGCGATACCTCTTACCCGCTGTTCTGCAAGGCCGGCGAAGACGTAGATACCCAACTGCAGCGCCTGGGCGGCAACCGCATTACGCCCATTCAGAAATGTGATGTGGATTTTGAGGACGAGGCCAACGCCTGGCTCCAGAGCGTGCTGCAGGCCCTCACCTCATCGGCGCCAGCCGCAGCCCCCGACCAGGTGAATGGGGCAGCAGCGGTAAAGAAAGCCGGCAAGAAAACCTATACCGGTACCGTGCTGGCCAACCTGCTGCTCAATGACACCGGCTCCCGGAAAAAAACGCATCATATAGAAATTGCCGCCGAAGAACTGGAATACGAGCCCGGCGACGCGCTGGGTGTGGTACCCGTGAATAAGCCTGCTACGGTTACTGCCATCTTAAAAGTCACCGAACTGGCCCCTGAGACGCCTATCGCTTTCCGGAACAACACCTACCCGGCGCAGGAGCTGCTTTCAAGAAAACTGAATGTGACTTTCCTGCCCGAGCGGGTGGTGAAACAGTACGCGCAGGTGGTCAACCAGAATATCCCGGCTACCAGAATTGACCTCTTGGACCTGCTCAAAATCTATCCGGTCAAGGACACCGATCAGTTCAAGGAAGTACTGCAGATTCTGGAGCCCATCACGCCCCGCCTGTATTCTATTTCTTCGTCCCTGGAGGCCTTTGACGGCGAGGTGCACCTGACGGTGGCCCGCGACGAGTTCAGGGTGAACGAGGAGGAGCAGTGCGGCCATTGCTCAGATTATCTTTCTGAGTTGCCGGAAGATGCCCAGTTTGAGTTCTACATCCACAAGAACCACCAGTTCAAGCTGCCTGCCCCTGAGAAGGATATCATCATGGTGGGGCCGGGCACCGGCGTGGCCCCGTTCCGGGCGTTCCTGGCGCACCGTGATGCCACCGGCGCTGAGGGCCGCAACTGGCTTTTCTTCGGGGACCAGCACTTCGCCACCGACTTCCTGTACCAAACCGAGATCCAGAGCTGGGCCGAGACCGGCGTGCTAAATAAGGTGAACGTGGCTTTCTCACGTGACCAGCAAGAGAAGATATACGTGCAGCACAAGATGCTCCAAAACGCGGCCGCGGTCTATGAGTGGATAAGTTCAGGGGCGTATTTCTATGTCTGCGGGGCCAAAGAACCCATGAGCGTAGACGTGGAGAACACCCTGCTCCAGATCATTGCCCAGCAAGGCGGCCTGTCTGCCCAAGATGCGCAAAGCTTCCTGGACAAACTCAAGGAAGAAGGCCGCTACCTCAAGGATGTCTATTAA
- the cobA gene encoding uroporphyrinogen-III C-methyltransferase has protein sequence MSTHQKTGKVIIAGAGPGDPDLITIKTVKALAQAEVILVDRLVSEEILHRYAAPTAQIVYVGKQCRSYGTTPQATINELLVEFGLLGKQVVRLKGGDVSIFSNVLDELQALVAHEIPYEIIPGITAALGAAAYAGIPLTARQHSTAVRFLTFYTYSKLTDGYWQELTQTEDTLVFYMSSERLGEVVEKLTRHGISEEKQLAVVEQATTPLQHVHVSSLYDFEQNLAGKTFVSPSLVIIGKVVNLHQEFKWFTNNPTREYYFKPVSEQVSLVLQ, from the coding sequence ATGAGTACACACCAGAAAACAGGAAAAGTGATCATCGCCGGGGCCGGCCCCGGCGACCCGGATCTGATCACCATCAAGACGGTGAAAGCCCTGGCCCAGGCAGAGGTGATTCTGGTAGACCGGCTGGTGAGCGAGGAGATCCTGCACCGCTACGCCGCGCCCACCGCCCAGATTGTGTACGTGGGTAAACAGTGTCGCAGCTATGGTACCACGCCGCAGGCTACTATCAATGAGCTGTTGGTGGAGTTCGGGTTACTGGGCAAGCAGGTGGTGCGCCTCAAAGGCGGCGATGTCTCCATTTTCTCCAATGTGTTGGATGAACTGCAGGCCCTGGTGGCGCATGAGATTCCCTATGAGATCATACCAGGCATTACGGCAGCGTTGGGGGCGGCGGCCTATGCGGGCATTCCGCTCACGGCGCGGCAGCATTCCACCGCCGTTAGGTTCCTGACCTTCTACACCTATAGCAAACTCACGGACGGCTACTGGCAGGAACTGACCCAGACCGAAGACACACTGGTGTTCTACATGAGCAGTGAGCGGCTGGGAGAGGTGGTAGAGAAGCTGACCCGCCACGGCATTTCTGAGGAGAAGCAACTGGCCGTGGTAGAGCAGGCCACCACGCCGCTGCAGCACGTGCACGTGAGCAGCCTGTATGACTTTGAGCAGAACCTGGCCGGTAAAACGTTTGTGTCGCCCTCTTTGGTGATCATAGGCAAGGTGGTGAACCTGCACCAGGAGTTCAAGTGGTTCACCAACAACCCAACTAGAGAATATTACTTCAAGCCGGTCTCTGAACAAGTCAGCTTGGTCTTACAATAA
- a CDS encoding sulfate adenylyltransferase subunit 1: protein MDILRFLTAGSVDDGKSTLIGRLLYDSKSIMVDQLEAMERSTKNRDEGQIDLALLTDGLRAEREQGITIDVAYKYFSTPKRKFIIADAPGHIQYTRNMVTGASNSDLAIILIDARHGVVEQTRRHSIIVSLLNLPHVVVAVNKMDLVNYSQNVYNDIVIDYAQVAKSLGLKNVSYIPISALNGDNIVEKSAALRWYDGDSLLGLLESVEVHEDINLSEGRFPVQYVIRPQTEELPDYRGYAGKIISGIYRKGDKVVVQPSGVESTIAAVEVAGAEVQEAFAPQSVVLHLADDVDISRGDVIVQKEAPVEVAQEFEVVLCWMSNTPLVARNKYLLQINSRTVRCVVKELEYKLNVNTLEKEALPASAGLNDVVKATIKTASPIPFDSYKKLRANGGAILIDETSNVTVGACMIDSVASEKPFWPEI from the coding sequence ATGGACATCTTAAGATTTTTAACCGCCGGGAGCGTAGATGATGGCAAAAGTACCTTGATTGGCCGCCTGTTGTATGACAGCAAGTCCATCATGGTAGACCAGTTGGAGGCCATGGAGCGCAGCACCAAAAACCGCGACGAAGGGCAGATTGACCTGGCCCTTTTAACCGACGGCCTACGCGCGGAGCGGGAGCAGGGCATCACCATTGACGTGGCCTACAAGTACTTCTCCACGCCCAAGCGAAAGTTCATCATCGCAGATGCGCCGGGCCATATCCAGTACACCCGCAACATGGTGACCGGGGCCTCCAACTCAGACCTGGCCATTATCCTTATTGATGCCCGCCACGGCGTGGTGGAGCAGACCCGCCGGCATTCCATCATTGTGTCCTTGCTCAACCTGCCGCACGTGGTGGTAGCCGTGAACAAGATGGACTTGGTCAACTACTCGCAGAACGTGTATAATGATATTGTCATTGACTACGCGCAGGTGGCTAAATCTCTGGGCCTGAAAAACGTGTCCTATATTCCTATCAGTGCCCTGAACGGCGACAACATTGTGGAGAAATCTGCGGCGCTGCGCTGGTATGACGGAGATTCCTTGCTGGGGCTCCTGGAGAGCGTGGAAGTGCACGAAGACATCAACCTTTCGGAGGGCCGTTTCCCGGTGCAGTACGTGATTAGGCCACAAACCGAGGAGCTGCCGGACTACCGCGGCTACGCCGGCAAGATCATCAGCGGCATTTACCGCAAAGGCGACAAGGTGGTGGTGCAGCCCTCTGGCGTGGAAAGTACCATTGCCGCCGTAGAGGTGGCCGGGGCCGAGGTGCAGGAAGCCTTCGCGCCGCAGAGCGTGGTCCTGCACCTGGCAGATGACGTGGACATCAGTCGCGGCGATGTGATTGTGCAGAAAGAAGCACCGGTAGAGGTGGCCCAGGAATTTGAGGTAGTCCTTTGCTGGATGAGCAATACCCCGCTGGTGGCCCGCAACAAATACCTGCTCCAGATCAACAGCCGCACCGTGCGTTGCGTGGTGAAGGAACTGGAGTACAAACTGAACGTGAACACGCTGGAGAAAGAAGCATTGCCGGCCTCGGCGGGTCTCAATGACGTGGTAAAAGCCACCATCAAAACGGCATCACCTATCCCGTTTGACTCTTACAAAAAACTGAGGGCCAACGGCGGGGCTATCCTGATTGATGAAACCAGCAACGTGACGGTAGGCGCCTGTATGATTGACTCGGTGGCCAGTGAAAAACCGTTCTGGCCTGAAATCTAA
- the cysD gene encoding sulfate adenylyltransferase subunit CysD, producing MRSYKLDYLDQLESEAIHIFREVAGQFERPALLFSGGKDSIVLVHLALKAFRPGKLPFPLVHIDTGHNFQEALDFRDYLAAHLGEKLIVRNVEDTIKAKGLTEQKGKLPSRNGLQTYTLLDTIEEFEFDACIGGARRDEEKARAKERIFSVRDEFGSWDPKLQRPELWNTYNGKIQKGENVRVFPISNWTELDIWNYIKRENIELPSIYFAHEREVLEFEGRLVATNEFVQLHHTDVVTRKVVRYRTVGDMTCTAAVESNASTLDDIIKEIIATNTSERGQTRIDDRVSEAAMEDRKKNGYF from the coding sequence ATGCGTTCCTATAAATTAGATTACCTGGACCAGTTAGAATCAGAGGCGATTCATATTTTCAGAGAAGTAGCGGGGCAGTTTGAGCGTCCGGCACTTTTGTTTTCCGGCGGAAAAGATTCCATTGTGTTGGTGCACCTGGCGCTTAAAGCGTTCAGGCCCGGCAAGCTGCCTTTCCCACTGGTACACATTGACACCGGCCACAATTTTCAGGAGGCCCTTGATTTCAGAGACTATCTGGCCGCCCACCTGGGCGAAAAGCTGATTGTGCGCAACGTGGAGGACACCATCAAAGCCAAGGGCCTCACCGAGCAGAAAGGCAAGCTGCCCAGCCGCAACGGCCTGCAGACCTACACCTTGCTAGACACTATTGAGGAGTTTGAATTTGACGCCTGCATTGGCGGGGCCCGCCGCGATGAGGAGAAAGCCCGCGCCAAAGAACGCATCTTCTCCGTGCGTGACGAGTTCGGCTCCTGGGACCCCAAGCTGCAGCGCCCCGAGCTCTGGAACACCTATAACGGCAAGATCCAGAAAGGCGAAAACGTGCGCGTGTTCCCCATCAGTAACTGGACCGAGCTGGACATCTGGAACTACATCAAGCGGGAGAATATCGAGTTGCCTTCCATCTATTTTGCGCACGAGCGCGAGGTCCTGGAGTTTGAAGGCCGCCTGGTAGCCACCAACGAGTTTGTGCAGCTGCACCACACAGACGTGGTCACCCGCAAAGTAGTCCGTTACCGCACCGTGGGCGACATGACCTGTACCGCCGCCGTTGAGTCCAACGCCTCCACCCTGGATGACATCATTAAGGAGATCATCGCCACCAACACCAGCGAACGAGGCCAGACCCGCATAGACGACCGCGTCTCAGAAGCCGCCATGGAAGACCGGAAGAAGAACGGGTACTTTTAA